The sequence ccccagattacgagactaccgctcttaaccactacaccacactggctctatacaGAAACCTATGGAGGTTTGAACAGAGAAGCTTTGGGTAAGTATGTGAATGCTCCAGGTTCTGTGTTACTTCCAAGAGCTGCCTAAGCAGCTTAATATCCCCAGGCCTGGGACTGACCTGTGAACCTGACGTTCTTCTATCCTTTTGTTGCCGTTCAGCCCTGACATCTGGCTTACTCTTCAGTCCTGCTTCCTAGATATCTCTTGGCCCtaaatgggttgtttttttgttttttgtttttggtcctGACTTCTTACTTGCTCTCAGTCCTGGTTTTCCCTTTGGTTCCCTTGACTCCCAAGGCTTCAATCCATGGCTCACCTAAGAATTCTCCCCATGACGCAGCCCCAAAGCATCTCACAAATCCCTCATTGATTTAGTTGCTCTTCTACTGTAGTTCAGTAGATTATCCTATCCACAAGGTTTAACATTTCACATTATCACAAGTTGGGAGGTCACTTATGgtaaaacaaaattaaagtggaacctcggttttcgaacatcttGGCTGCTGAtcgtttcagaagccaaacactgaaaacccggaagtaaatgcttccgtttttgaacacaactcagaagtcaaacagattcTGAGGtgcgtttctcatttttctccgTAGCATATCCTATTCATGAGTTTGCAGGGTCAGGGGCGGAGGTAGGGAGGTGTGCTAGGGGCGGTCtgtcctgggtgtcaccactaagggaggtgacaaaatgccaggcgtcACTCATCGCTGGGCCTGCAGTGCACCGGAGCCACACATCTCTtttgggagtgacgcggtggcttcgGGGCCAGCAGGCTCCGCTCTGCCCTAAATGGtctgcccaccacctccccctcagctgtagggcggctgagtgggaggaggcaggcagactcctcggaggccccatggagcatcctgccctggcttgccccgCCCCATGGGCGGCTTTCACACCCCCAGGCGCACCACCCCACGTgcccgattggcttgctctgcCGATGTGCATGCTATTTCACATTTAACATTATCACAAGTTGCAAGGTTGCTGATGGTGAAACAGAATTTCCTAGAGTCCAAGCATTGTACAATTGATACCCcggtaaaaaacaacaaagaaaaaacccaccccaaactGACAGAGACTGGTTGATCATTGAAATCTCAGTATATGTCAAAATCCAAGTATAAGTGAATAACATGATACCTGTTTCGGTCATTAGTAACAGAAACCTTCTGAGATTTGCATTTCTTTCCGCACCATGATTTCATCATTATAAAAAGCCCAGGTCTCCAGAGTTTCCAGTGCTGGACATCCAAAAGAGGCCAGGAGAATTACACGCTGATACTTCTTCCACTCAGGCATATTTGGCAGAAATCAACAACAATGGGCATAACTACTCCACTTGCTATCTCTTTGCAGACCATTCTAGCAATTGAGACCGCTGTTGCCTTTTTAGCGAATGGATTTATCCTAGTTGTGAATGGGCACCGATGGCTCCAAAACAGGAAGATGGCCCCTTGCGACTTTCTCTTGACCGGTTTGAGCACCTCCAGAATTATGTTGCAGCTGACCATGCTGACAAATATAATTCTGTACTGCAATGCTGCAGAGAGCAATATGCGTGCATATGGACGAGATATTGTCACATTTCTCTGGATATTTCTCAGCAACGTCAGCCTCTGGTGTGCCGCATGGCTCAATATCTTCTACTGTGTGAAGGTCACCAACTTTCCCCACAACCTGTTCCTCTGGCTGAAGCTAAGGATCGATGTACTTGCACCCAGACTGCTCGGAATGGTGATAATAACTCTCATGCTTTTCTCTGTTCATCCAACCATTCTTCATTTTGAAAACAAGAAGTTCTGCAATCTCTCAGGAACTCTGACAAGGAATGCCAGTCTCAGCAAGGTTTGCCAAAACACATTCTTCATTTTTAGAACTCTACAGTTATGTTCTTTATGCATGAGTTTCACCCTCAGTGTAGCGGCATCCATGGTTTTGCTTATCTCTCTTTGGAGGCACATAAGGAATCTAAGAAAGAGTGGCTCTGTCATTAAGGACCTCAGCACTCAGGTCTATCTCAATGTCATGAAGTCTATGTTGTTCTCTCTGCTCATTGACATGACGTACTTTGCTGCTTCAATCATTCCTATAGGCCATTTTTTCAGGTATGGCACATATGGCAGTTTAGGTTTTGTGATAATGCTGTCTGCAATCCCTTCAGCACATACCATAATCTTAATATTGTCCAATCCCAAACTGAAAGAAATCTTATTGCGCATACTAAACATCAGACAAGTGGCTTCATAAAGAGAAGAGGGCTGTGAACACGCATTTCTTGTatcaaaaaaacaacacccaaacTCCCCCCAT is a genomic window of Podarcis muralis chromosome 17, rPodMur119.hap1.1, whole genome shotgun sequence containing:
- the LOC144326011 gene encoding taste receptor type 2 member 104-like — protein: MGITTPLAISLQTILAIETAVAFLANGFILVVNGHRWLQNRKMAPCDFLLTGLSTSRIMLQLTMLTNIILYCNAAESNMRAYGRDIVTFLWIFLSNVSLWCAAWLNIFYCVKVTNFPHNLFLWLKLRIDVLAPRLLGMVIITLMLFSVHPTILHFENKKFCNLSGTLTRNASLSKVCQNTFFIFRTLQLCSLCMSFTLSVAASMVLLISLWRHIRNLRKSGSVIKDLSTQVYLNVMKSMLFSLLIDMTYFAASIIPIGHFFRYGTYGSLGFVIMLSAIPSAHTIILILSNPKLKEILLRILNIRQVAS